Proteins encoded within one genomic window of Spiribacter curvatus:
- a CDS encoding sodium:solute symporter family protein — MDLSLTTYLIVGATFVLYIGIAIWAKAGSTGEFYVAGKGINPIANGMATAADWMSAASFISMAGLIAFLGYDASVYLMGWTGGYVLLALLLAPYLRKFGKFTVPEFIGDRFYSTPARVIAVIALIVASLTYVIGQMKGIGVAFSRFMETSYEIGLFTGMAIVFFYAVIGGMKGITYTQIAQYCVMIFAYTIPAIFISLAITGNPLPQLGLGGTVGDGQYLLNTLDNILVDLGFSQYTVMKGTTLNMFFLTMSLMIGTAGLPHVIVRFFTVPRVRDARLSAGWALVFIAILYTTAPAVGAMSFYNLINTVQPGEIGAEEGNLAYENVPGWFSRWEETGLLGWEDKNDDGRIQYYNDDNAAFDDTAAEYGWAGNELTVDRDIMVMANPEIAQLPNWVIALTVAGGLAAALSTAAGLLMAISSAISHDLIKGVLNPRISEKGELLSARVAMGVAILVAGYLGLNPPGFAAQVVALAFGLAASSLFPVLMLGIFSRRMNSAGAIAGMLSGLTFTLVYVFIFKGWFFVPGTNMLPDNPENWLLGIGPQSIGAVGAVINAVVATLVCRSTAPPPKEIQDLVESIRVPRAA, encoded by the coding sequence ATGGATCTCTCTCTCACCACTTATCTAATTGTCGGCGCCACCTTTGTGCTCTACATCGGTATTGCGATCTGGGCGAAAGCGGGCAGCACCGGCGAATTCTATGTGGCAGGCAAGGGGATTAACCCCATCGCCAATGGCATGGCAACGGCGGCCGACTGGATGTCGGCCGCGTCCTTCATCAGCATGGCGGGCCTCATCGCCTTTCTTGGCTATGACGCATCGGTCTATCTCATGGGCTGGACCGGCGGCTATGTGCTGCTCGCGCTGCTGCTCGCGCCCTATCTGCGCAAATTCGGCAAGTTCACCGTCCCCGAATTCATCGGTGATCGGTTCTATTCCACGCCGGCGCGGGTGATCGCGGTCATCGCCCTGATCGTGGCCTCGCTGACCTATGTCATCGGTCAGATGAAGGGCATTGGTGTGGCTTTCTCACGCTTTATGGAGACGAGCTACGAGATTGGTCTTTTCACGGGTATGGCGATCGTCTTCTTCTACGCCGTGATCGGCGGCATGAAGGGCATTACCTACACCCAGATCGCGCAGTACTGCGTGATGATCTTCGCCTACACCATTCCGGCGATCTTCATCTCCCTGGCGATCACCGGTAATCCGCTGCCGCAGCTCGGTCTGGGCGGCACGGTCGGCGACGGTCAGTATCTGCTCAACACGCTTGATAATATCCTCGTTGACCTGGGCTTCTCGCAGTACACGGTCATGAAGGGCACAACGCTCAACATGTTCTTCCTGACCATGTCGTTGATGATCGGTACAGCAGGTCTGCCCCACGTCATCGTTCGCTTCTTCACGGTACCGCGAGTGCGTGATGCGCGCCTGTCGGCGGGCTGGGCACTGGTGTTCATCGCCATTCTCTACACCACCGCACCGGCCGTGGGGGCCATGTCCTTCTACAACCTCATCAACACCGTCCAGCCGGGCGAGATCGGGGCGGAAGAGGGCAATCTGGCCTACGAGAACGTGCCGGGCTGGTTCTCGCGTTGGGAAGAGACCGGTCTGCTCGGCTGGGAAGACAAGAACGACGACGGCCGTATCCAGTACTACAACGACGATAATGCGGCATTTGATGACACCGCCGCGGAGTATGGCTGGGCCGGTAACGAGCTGACGGTGGACCGGGACATCATGGTGATGGCCAACCCGGAGATCGCGCAGCTGCCGAACTGGGTCATCGCCCTGACGGTGGCCGGCGGACTCGCGGCGGCACTATCCACGGCGGCCGGATTGCTGATGGCGATCTCCTCGGCGATCTCGCATGACCTGATCAAGGGTGTCCTCAACCCCAGAATCAGCGAGAAAGGTGAGTTGCTCTCGGCCCGCGTGGCCATGGGTGTCGCTATCCTTGTGGCGGGCTATCTGGGCCTGAATCCACCAGGATTCGCGGCACAGGTGGTGGCTCTGGCATTCGGACTGGCGGCCTCCTCGCTGTTCCCGGTCCTGATGCTCGGGATCTTCAGCCGACGCATGAACAGTGCCGGTGCCATCGCCGGTATGCTCTCGGGCCTCACCTTTACGCTGGTCTATGTGTTCATCTTCAAGGGCTGGTTCTTCGTCCCGGGGACGAACATGCTGCCGGACAACCCTGAGAACTGGCTGCTGGGCATTGGCCCACAGTCCATCGGCGCAGTGGGCGCGGTCATTAACGCCGTGGTTGCGACGCTGGTGTGCCGATCCACGGCACCGCCGCCGAAGGAAATCCAGGACCTGGTGGAGAGTATCCGGGTGCCCCGCGCGGCCTGA
- a CDS encoding DUF4212 domain-containing protein, with protein sequence MASGQEQAAMAYWKENVRLLITLLIIWFAVSFGLGIILAPLLNNIVIAGYPLGFWFAQQGAIYSFIVIIFVYVFRMNALDRKYDVDEK encoded by the coding sequence ATGGCTTCAGGTCAGGAACAGGCCGCAATGGCCTACTGGAAGGAGAACGTCAGACTGTTGATCACACTGCTGATCATCTGGTTTGCGGTATCCTTCGGACTCGGCATCATACTCGCCCCGTTGCTTAACAATATCGTTATCGCGGGCTATCCCCTCGGGTTCTGGTTCGCCCAGCAGGGTGCCATCTACTCATTCATCGTCATCATTTTCGTCTACGTGTTCCGGATGAACGCGCTGGACCGGAAATACGACGTCGACGAAAAGTAA
- the acs gene encoding acetate--CoA ligase, giving the protein MAAEKRYPVPPETADNALLSREAYDRMYRRSLDQPEAFWAEQAEEFLTWFRKWDRVSNNDLSKGQIRWFEGGKLNVSYNCLDRHLDTHGDRNAIIWEGDEPGVTRHITYRELHADVCRLANVLKQRGVSRGDRVSIYMPMIPEAVVAMLACTRIGAVHSIVFGGFSPHALRDRIEDADCRTVITADQGLRSGKPVPLKENVDKAIDGLESIHSVITVRHTGNHVPWNDDRDIWYAEALAEASTECEPEEMDAEDPLFILYTSGSTGKPKGVLHTTGGYLLQASMTFKYVFDYKDGEVYWCTADVGWITGHSYIVYGPLSNAATSLMFEGVPTYPDAGRLWQVVDDHQVNIFYTAPTAIRALMGQGEEPVKKHSRQSLRVLGTVGEPINPEAWEWYYRVVGDERCRIVDTWWQTETGAIMISALPGAIDLKPGSATLPFFGIEPQLVDNEGNVLEGATEGNLCLTQAWPSMMRTIYGDHERFMNTYLTTYPGKYFTGDGARRDEDGYYWITGRVDDVLNVSGHRMGTAEIESALVLHDAVAEAAVVGYPHDLKGQGIYCYVTLVQGVEPNDALQSELANMVRSEIGPIAKPDVIQWAPGLPKTRSGKIMRRILRKVATNELDSLGDTSTLADPGVVDDLISNRANQ; this is encoded by the coding sequence ATGGCCGCAGAGAAACGCTATCCGGTACCGCCGGAGACCGCCGATAACGCACTGCTCAGCCGCGAGGCCTACGACCGGATGTACCGGCGCTCATTGGATCAGCCGGAGGCGTTCTGGGCAGAACAGGCGGAGGAGTTCCTCACCTGGTTCCGCAAGTGGGATCGGGTCAGCAACAATGACCTGAGCAAGGGGCAGATCCGCTGGTTCGAGGGCGGCAAGCTCAATGTCAGTTACAACTGCCTTGACCGCCATCTCGATACCCACGGCGACCGCAATGCGATTATCTGGGAAGGTGATGAGCCCGGCGTCACCCGGCACATCACCTACCGCGAGCTCCATGCAGATGTCTGCCGCCTCGCCAATGTCCTCAAGCAGCGCGGCGTCTCCAGGGGCGATCGGGTCTCGATCTACATGCCGATGATTCCCGAAGCCGTGGTTGCCATGCTCGCGTGCACGCGCATCGGCGCCGTCCATTCCATCGTATTCGGCGGCTTTTCCCCCCATGCCCTGCGCGACCGCATCGAGGACGCCGACTGCCGGACGGTCATCACCGCCGACCAGGGTCTGCGCAGTGGCAAGCCGGTACCGCTGAAGGAAAATGTGGACAAGGCGATCGATGGCCTCGAGAGCATTCACAGCGTCATCACCGTCCGCCATACCGGGAACCATGTGCCGTGGAACGATGACCGTGACATCTGGTATGCCGAAGCGCTCGCTGAGGCGTCGACGGAGTGCGAGCCCGAAGAGATGGACGCCGAGGATCCGCTGTTCATCCTCTACACCTCCGGGTCCACCGGTAAGCCGAAGGGGGTGCTGCATACGACCGGCGGCTATCTGCTGCAGGCGTCGATGACATTCAAGTATGTGTTCGACTACAAAGACGGTGAGGTCTACTGGTGTACCGCGGATGTCGGCTGGATCACCGGCCATAGCTACATCGTCTACGGGCCGCTCTCCAACGCCGCGACCAGCCTGATGTTCGAGGGTGTACCGACCTACCCCGATGCGGGCCGTCTCTGGCAGGTAGTCGATGACCATCAGGTCAACATCTTCTACACCGCACCAACTGCGATCCGTGCGCTCATGGGTCAGGGCGAGGAGCCGGTCAAAAAGCACTCCCGCCAGTCCCTGCGCGTGCTCGGAACCGTCGGCGAGCCCATCAACCCCGAGGCCTGGGAGTGGTACTACCGGGTGGTGGGTGACGAGCGCTGCCGCATCGTTGACACCTGGTGGCAGACCGAGACCGGCGCAATCATGATTTCCGCGCTGCCGGGCGCGATCGATCTCAAACCCGGCTCCGCCACACTGCCCTTCTTCGGCATCGAGCCGCAGCTGGTGGACAACGAGGGCAACGTTCTCGAAGGGGCCACCGAGGGCAACCTATGCCTGACCCAGGCGTGGCCAAGCATGATGCGCACGATCTACGGTGATCATGAGCGCTTCATGAACACCTACCTCACGACCTATCCGGGCAAGTACTTCACCGGTGATGGCGCACGGCGTGATGAAGACGGCTATTACTGGATCACCGGCCGTGTCGATGATGTGCTCAACGTGTCCGGTCACCGCATGGGGACCGCGGAGATCGAGAGCGCACTGGTGCTGCATGACGCCGTCGCCGAGGCCGCCGTTGTCGGCTATCCACACGACCTCAAGGGTCAGGGCATCTACTGCTATGTCACGCTGGTCCAGGGTGTGGAGCCCAACGATGCCCTGCAAAGCGAGCTGGCGAACATGGTGCGCAGCGAGATCGGGCCAATCGCCAAGCCCGACGTGATCCAGTGGGCACCGGGTCTGCCCAAGACGCGCTCGGGTAAGATCATGCGGCGCATCCTGCGCAAGGTGGCGACCAACGAGCTCGACAGTCTGGGCGACACGAGCACCCTCGCTGACCCGGGCGTGGTGGACGACCTGATCAGCAATCGGGCCAACCAATAG
- the gluQRS gene encoding tRNA glutamyl-Q(34) synthetase GluQRS: MTESHYVGRFAPSPTGPLHQGSLVAAVASYLDARSVGGRWRLRIDDVDRSRSRAAAASDILRTLDAFGLEWDGAVQYQDSRRDHYQAALEQLEAMAHAYPCGCSRREIAAAADYGPAGMIYPGTCRDGLPRGKTARSWRFRTPAGTERFMDRRAGEQSIDPAEALGDFVIRRGDGLHAYHLAMVVDDAALGITDVVRGGDLLAATFPQIMLQKALALPRPRYLHLPVALDGHGRKLSKTNAAPPVVVQNAPRSLGDALTFLGHPPPAFLSGAPVADLLDWAVRQWRVSTIPAP, encoded by the coding sequence ATGACGGAGTCCCACTACGTCGGCCGATTCGCCCCCAGCCCGACTGGACCGCTCCATCAGGGTTCGCTCGTCGCGGCCGTGGCGAGCTATCTGGATGCACGATCCGTTGGTGGGCGCTGGCGGCTGCGCATTGATGATGTCGATCGCAGTCGATCACGGGCAGCGGCGGCCAGCGATATCCTCAGGACACTGGATGCATTCGGTCTGGAGTGGGACGGCGCGGTTCAGTATCAGGACAGCCGCCGCGATCACTATCAGGCGGCGCTGGAACAGCTGGAGGCGATGGCCCATGCCTACCCCTGCGGCTGCAGCCGGCGGGAGATCGCGGCCGCCGCCGATTACGGCCCCGCAGGCATGATTTATCCCGGCACCTGCCGTGACGGGCTCCCGCGGGGCAAGACCGCGCGCAGCTGGCGATTCCGGACCCCGGCCGGTACCGAGAGATTCATGGACCGCCGCGCCGGCGAACAGTCCATCGACCCCGCCGAGGCGCTCGGTGACTTCGTCATCCGGCGCGGCGATGGCCTGCATGCCTATCACCTGGCGATGGTGGTGGACGACGCGGCACTGGGGATCACGGATGTCGTCCGCGGTGGTGACTTACTAGCCGCCACATTCCCCCAGATCATGCTGCAGAAGGCGCTGGCGCTGCCCAGGCCGCGCTATCTCCACCTGCCGGTGGCACTGGACGGTCACGGACGCAAGCTCAGCAAGACCAATGCCGCACCGCCTGTTGTGGTCCAGAATGCCCCCCGTTCACTGGGCGATGCCCTGACCTTTCTCGGCCACCCGCCACCCGCTTTCCTATCAGGCGCCCCGGTGGCAGACCTGCTTGATTGGGCGGTCCGGCAATGGCGGGTATCGACAATCCCTGCACCGTAA
- a CDS encoding aminotransferase class I/II-fold pyridoxal phosphate-dependent enzyme codes for MALLGRARELEADGHDVVHMEIGEPGFPTATPVREAGVRALADGHTGYLPAAGLPALREAIAGHYAVRYGVSVDARRILITPGASGALVVAMAMLTDPGRNVLLPDPGYPCNRHFVELLDAVPRAVRVDAATNYQLTPELADAACDEDTAAMLVGSPGNPTGTLATASELAGLGSLAQQRRIGLVVDEIYHGLDYDGMPAQALVQAPDAIVVNSFSKYFGMTGWRLGWMVVPPDWIPVAEKLIQNLFISASTPAQHAALACFTERSLEIFESRREAFRQRRDFLLPALRDLGFHIPGNPAGAFYLYADITALGDDSADLASGLLEQAGVAVTPGLDFERTAPERHLRFAYTTDTDRLATAVSRIQRYLAAGG; via the coding sequence ATGGCGCTACTCGGTCGGGCGCGTGAACTCGAGGCCGACGGGCACGACGTCGTCCACATGGAGATCGGCGAGCCCGGCTTCCCCACCGCCACACCGGTTCGCGAGGCCGGTGTCCGGGCGCTCGCCGATGGCCATACGGGCTACCTGCCGGCGGCGGGTCTGCCGGCACTGCGCGAGGCGATCGCCGGCCACTATGCGGTCCGCTACGGCGTATCGGTCGATGCCCGGCGCATCCTGATCACCCCCGGGGCGAGTGGTGCGCTCGTGGTAGCAATGGCGATGCTCACCGACCCGGGCCGCAATGTTCTCCTGCCGGATCCGGGCTATCCCTGCAATCGCCATTTTGTCGAGCTGTTGGATGCCGTGCCACGAGCGGTGCGGGTCGACGCCGCGACCAACTATCAGCTCACGCCCGAGCTTGCCGACGCCGCTTGTGATGAGGATACGGCTGCCATGCTGGTGGGCTCGCCCGGTAACCCGACCGGTACGCTCGCCACCGCCTCAGAACTCGCGGGCCTCGGGTCACTGGCGCAGCAGCGGCGGATCGGGCTGGTGGTCGATGAGATCTACCATGGCCTTGATTACGACGGTATGCCCGCACAGGCACTCGTCCAGGCACCGGATGCCATCGTGGTGAACAGTTTTTCGAAGTATTTCGGCATGACCGGCTGGCGGCTCGGCTGGATGGTGGTGCCGCCGGACTGGATACCGGTGGCCGAGAAGCTGATACAGAACCTGTTCATCAGTGCCTCGACACCGGCGCAGCATGCGGCGCTCGCCTGCTTCACCGAGCGCTCGCTGGAGATTTTCGAGTCACGCCGAGAGGCGTTCCGACAACGGCGGGATTTTCTGCTGCCGGCGTTGCGCGACCTCGGCTTCCACATCCCGGGCAATCCTGCCGGGGCGTTCTATCTGTATGCCGATATCACCGCGCTCGGCGATGACAGCGCCGATCTTGCAAGCGGACTGCTTGAACAGGCCGGTGTGGCGGTGACCCCCGGACTGGATTTTGAACGCACGGCACCCGAGCGGCATCTGCGCTTCGCCTACACCACCGACACCGACCGACTGGCAACGGCGGTGAGTCGCATCCAGCGCTATCTGGCCGCCGGTGGCTGA
- a CDS encoding DUF779 domain-containing protein: MNTNEMGVVATPAAEALIAELQRRHGPLLFHQSGGCCDGSAPMCYPRDEFRVGARDVHLGDIGGQPFYIGGDQYALWAHTRLIIDVIEGRGSGFSLEAPEGKRFLTRSELCSVPPRDQPPAAR; this comes from the coding sequence ATGAACACGAATGAAATGGGCGTTGTGGCGACACCCGCGGCCGAGGCACTGATCGCCGAGTTGCAGCGGCGCCACGGGCCATTGCTGTTTCACCAATCCGGCGGTTGCTGTGACGGGAGTGCACCCATGTGCTATCCCCGCGACGAATTCAGGGTGGGCGCGCGCGATGTCCATCTTGGCGACATCGGCGGACAGCCCTTTTACATCGGCGGCGACCAGTATGCGCTCTGGGCGCACACCCGATTGATCATCGACGTGATCGAGGGGCGTGGCTCCGGATTCTCACTGGAAGCGCCCGAGGGCAAACGCTTCCTGACCCGGTCTGAACTGTGCAGCGTACCTCCGCGGGATCAGCCACCGGCGGCCAGATAG
- a CDS encoding aldehyde dehydrogenase family protein yields the protein MIYANPGSTNAIVHFKSEYQNFIGGDWLAPLDGEYFDNPTPVTGQTFCRIPRSKAADVEKALDAAHAAKAAWGRTAVAERAVILNTIADRMEANLEALAVAETWENGKPVRETLAADLPLAIDHFRYFAGVIRAQEGSLGELDDDTVSYQIHEPLGVVGQIIPWNFPILMATWKLAPALAAGNCVVLKPAEQTPASILMLTELIADLLPAGVLNIVNGFGAEAGKALASNPRISKVAFTGETTTGRLIMQYASENLIPVTLELGGKSPNVFFDDCFAANDGFREKTLEGFAMFALNQGEVCTCPSRALVQRSFYGDFMDAALDRVARIKTGNPLDTETMVGAQASRDQLEKIMAYLDIGRQEGARVLAGGESLDLGGELSGGYYVQPTVFEGDNRMRVFQEEIFGPVVSVTGFDDRDDALSIANDTLYGLGAGLWTRNVNTAYRMGRGIQAGRVWTNCYHLYPAHAAFGGYKQSGFGRENHLMMLAHYQQTKNLLVSYSESPMGLF from the coding sequence ATGATCTACGCCAATCCCGGCAGCACGAACGCCATCGTCCATTTCAAAAGCGAATATCAGAATTTCATCGGCGGCGACTGGCTGGCCCCGCTCGACGGCGAGTACTTCGATAATCCCACACCGGTCACCGGGCAGACCTTCTGCCGCATTCCGCGCTCCAAGGCAGCCGACGTCGAAAAGGCGCTGGATGCAGCCCACGCGGCAAAGGCGGCCTGGGGCAGGACGGCGGTGGCCGAGCGCGCCGTCATTCTGAACACCATCGCCGATCGCATGGAGGCCAACCTCGAGGCGCTTGCCGTGGCGGAGACCTGGGAGAATGGCAAGCCGGTCCGGGAAACGCTGGCGGCCGATCTGCCGCTCGCGATCGATCACTTCCGTTATTTCGCCGGCGTCATCCGTGCCCAGGAGGGATCACTCGGCGAGCTCGATGACGACACGGTGTCCTATCAGATCCATGAACCCCTCGGTGTGGTCGGTCAGATCATTCCCTGGAATTTCCCGATCCTGATGGCCACGTGGAAGCTGGCGCCGGCGCTGGCGGCCGGCAACTGTGTGGTACTCAAACCCGCCGAACAGACACCGGCCAGCATTCTGATGCTCACCGAGCTGATCGCCGACCTGCTGCCGGCCGGTGTGCTCAATATCGTCAACGGCTTCGGCGCCGAGGCGGGCAAGGCGCTTGCCTCGAACCCGCGGATCAGCAAGGTGGCCTTCACCGGAGAGACCACCACCGGGCGACTGATCATGCAGTACGCATCGGAAAACCTGATTCCGGTCACGCTGGAGCTGGGCGGTAAGTCACCCAACGTGTTTTTTGATGACTGCTTTGCCGCCAATGACGGCTTCCGGGAGAAAACCCTCGAGGGGTTCGCGATGTTCGCCCTCAATCAGGGTGAGGTCTGCACCTGCCCGTCACGGGCACTGGTGCAGCGCTCGTTCTATGGCGACTTCATGGATGCTGCGCTTGACCGGGTGGCCCGCATTAAAACGGGCAATCCGCTTGATACCGAGACGATGGTGGGCGCGCAGGCATCGCGCGATCAGCTGGAAAAAATCATGGCCTATCTGGATATCGGCCGGCAGGAGGGTGCCAGAGTCCTCGCCGGCGGTGAGAGTCTGGACCTGGGCGGCGAACTGAGCGGTGGCTACTACGTTCAGCCCACCGTCTTCGAGGGCGACAATCGCATGCGCGTCTTCCAGGAAGAGATTTTTGGCCCGGTGGTCTCGGTCACCGGCTTTGACGATCGGGATGACGCCCTGAGTATCGCCAATGACACGCTGTACGGACTCGGCGCGGGCCTGTGGACGCGCAACGTCAACACGGCCTATCGCATGGGCCGCGGCATTCAGGCCGGGCGTGTGTGGACCAACTGCTATCACCTCTACCCCGCGCACGCGGCGTTTGGTGGCTACAAGCAGTCAGGTTTCGGTCGCGAAAACCACCTCATGATGCTCGCGCACTACCAGCAGACCAAGAACCTGCTGGTGAGTTACAGCGAGTCACCGATGGGCCTGTTCTAG
- a CDS encoding sigma-54-dependent Fis family transcriptional regulator yields the protein MDERPFNDRARLAGARRQLLAGERTPAGVADGVAASWQRVAAAGLSPRQQAADAVFDAAALRAARADNESLIALALPEIENLYHQISGSNSAVLLCDAHGTILERHGDPHFHARSQRVALAPGACWGEPVRGTNAIGLALAQAGPASVHGPEHYLQCNTFLTCAAAPIRDTAGTVIGLLDVSGDQSARQIHALGLVRMGARMIENRWLTAEFADSFHLHLHARPELLGTLSEGILALDGDGRVLALNEVARSYFGDDCVGERFEGLFEETFEGLLRSDESMPLRRTLSGIMTCLRLVAPPSRIHGSTPAAALSDGTTFERLHAGDDAVADTLRRAHRVFVRNIPLLIEGETGTGKEWVVRALHAAGPRANGPIVAVNCAAIPESLAEAELFGYAPGAFTGANPRGAEGRIAEANGGTLFLDEIGDMPIALQTRLLRVLQERTVLPVGGGQPRAVDFALVSATHCDLAARVKAGAFRADLYYRLCGLRIELPPLRRRSDREPLIDRLLAEEDPMATLSPDARARLLAYSWPGNLRQLHSVMQTALALRRPGAPVTRADLPDVILEADVGNMSAEACPDTHLRAVEQRHIQAALAEHGGNVSRAAQTLGISRSTLYRRIGSSSRGK from the coding sequence ATGGACGAGCGGCCGTTTAACGATCGCGCCCGGCTTGCCGGCGCGCGGCGTCAGCTGTTGGCGGGTGAGCGCACGCCGGCCGGTGTGGCGGATGGGGTGGCGGCCTCCTGGCAGCGGGTGGCGGCGGCCGGGCTCTCACCGCGGCAACAGGCGGCTGATGCCGTTTTTGATGCGGCGGCGTTGCGGGCGGCCCGGGCCGACAACGAGTCGCTGATCGCGCTGGCGCTGCCGGAAATCGAAAACCTGTATCACCAGATCAGCGGCAGCAACAGTGCCGTATTGCTCTGCGATGCGCACGGCACGATCCTCGAGCGCCACGGTGACCCGCATTTCCATGCCCGCAGTCAGCGCGTTGCACTGGCGCCGGGTGCATGCTGGGGCGAGCCGGTGCGCGGGACCAACGCCATCGGCCTCGCGCTGGCACAGGCCGGTCCAGCGTCGGTCCACGGCCCCGAGCATTATCTGCAGTGCAATACGTTCCTGACCTGTGCGGCGGCGCCGATCCGTGACACGGCGGGGACCGTGATTGGCCTGCTGGATGTCTCCGGGGATCAGTCGGCCCGCCAGATCCATGCCCTGGGGCTGGTGCGGATGGGCGCACGAATGATCGAAAACCGCTGGCTCACGGCGGAGTTCGCCGACAGCTTTCACCTTCATCTCCATGCGCGGCCGGAGCTGCTGGGCACCCTCAGCGAGGGGATTCTCGCGCTCGATGGTGATGGACGGGTATTGGCCCTGAACGAGGTGGCGCGCAGCTACTTCGGTGACGACTGCGTGGGCGAGCGCTTCGAAGGGCTTTTTGAGGAGACGTTCGAGGGCTTGCTGCGCAGTGACGAATCGATGCCGCTGCGGCGGACTCTCAGTGGGATCATGACCTGCCTGCGACTGGTCGCGCCGCCGTCGCGCATCCACGGTTCGACGCCGGCGGCTGCGCTGTCCGATGGCACGACGTTCGAGCGGTTGCACGCCGGGGATGACGCAGTGGCGGATACACTCCGTCGTGCCCATCGTGTCTTCGTCCGTAATATCCCCCTTCTGATCGAGGGCGAGACCGGCACCGGCAAGGAATGGGTGGTGCGGGCCCTCCATGCGGCGGGGCCGCGGGCGAACGGGCCGATCGTCGCCGTCAACTGCGCGGCAATCCCCGAGAGCCTTGCCGAGGCCGAACTGTTTGGTTATGCCCCGGGAGCATTTACCGGCGCAAACCCCCGCGGTGCCGAGGGTCGCATCGCCGAAGCCAATGGCGGAACACTCTTCCTCGACGAGATCGGCGACATGCCGATCGCGCTTCAGACCCGGTTGCTGCGGGTCCTCCAGGAGCGCACCGTCCTGCCGGTGGGGGGCGGTCAGCCCCGGGCGGTGGACTTTGCGCTGGTCAGCGCCACTCACTGCGATCTGGCAGCCCGGGTCAAAGCCGGTGCGTTTCGCGCCGACCTTTACTACCGGCTGTGCGGATTGCGGATCGAATTGCCGCCGCTTCGCCGGCGCAGCGATCGTGAGCCGCTGATCGACCGGCTTCTGGCCGAGGAGGATCCCATGGCGACGCTTTCACCGGATGCCCGCGCGCGGCTTCTCGCCTATTCATGGCCTGGCAATCTGCGTCAGTTGCACAGCGTCATGCAGACGGCGCTGGCGTTACGCCGACCGGGCGCGCCGGTGACACGGGCGGATCTGCCTGATGTCATTCTGGAGGCGGACGTCGGGAACATGTCGGCTGAGGCCTGTCCTGATACCCACCTTCGAGCCGTGGAGCAACGCCATATTCAGGCGGCGCTGGCGGAGCACGGCGGTAACGTCAGTCGCGCCGCGCAGACGCTGGGCATCAGTCGCAGCACCCTCTACCGGCGCATTGGTTCCTCCTCTCGGGGAAAATGA